The genome window GGCGGCAGGACGAAAAAAAACGCCGGTCGGAACCGGCGCTTTATCTTACCTCACAGCTGGGCTGATTACTCGGCCAGCAGTTGACGCAATACGAATGGCAGGATACCGCCATGCTTGTAGTAATCGACTTCGATCGGCGTATCGATGCGCAGCAGCACTTTCACGTCGACGCTGGTGCCGTCGGCGCGGTGGATCACCAGGGTAGCCAGTTGTTGTGGCTTGATTTCGCCTTCGAGGCCTTTCAGGTCGAAGGTTTCATTGCCGGTGATGCCCAGGGTTTGCACGCTGTCGTCGCCGATGAATTGCAGCGGCAGCACGCCCATGCCCACCAGGTTCGAGCGGTGGATGCGCTCGAACGAACGGGTGATCACGGCTTTCACGCCCAGCAGTTGCGTACCTTTGGCCGCCCAGTCGCGCGACGAGCCCGTACCGTACTCTTCGCCGCCGAAGACCATGGTTGGCGTGCCTTCAGCAACATATTTCATCGCTGCGTCGTAGATCGACATTTCTTCGCCGGAAGGCTGGTGGATCGTGATGCCGCCTTCGACCGCCGAACCGTCCGCTTTCGCAGGGATCATGCGGTTCTTGATGCGCACGTTGGCAAACGTGCCGCGCATCATGATTTCATGGTTACCGCGACGCGAGCCGTAGGAGTTGAAGTCCGCTTTCAGGACGCCGTTTTCCTTCAGCCATTTGCCTGCAGGACCATTTTCCTGGATCGAGCCGGCTGGCGAGATGTGGTCGGTGGTGATGGAATCGCCGAACACGCCCAGCGCGCGCGCGCCTTCGATGCCGGTGGCCACTGCCGCTGGCGTCATCGAGAAGTTGTCGAAGAACGGTGGTTCAGCGATGTAGGTCGATTTCGGCCAGTTGTAGACTTGACCGGAGACGGTGGTGACTTTTTCCCACAGCTTGCCTGGCGCGCCCTTGACGTCCGCGTAGTTGTCCTTGAACACCTTGGCGTTCATGGCGAACTTCATCATGGCCGACACTTCAGCCGAGGTCGGCCAGATGTCGCCCAGGTAGACGTCCTTGCCGCCCTTGCCCTTGCCGACAGGTTCCGTCATCAGGTCGCGCGTCATGTTGCCGGCGATGGCGTAGGCGACGACCAGCGGTGGCGAGGCCAGGAAGTTCGAGCGGATGTTCGGGTGAATACGCGCTTCGAAGTTGCGGTTACCCGACAGCACGGCCGACGCGACGATGTCGTGCGTGGCAATGGCGGCGTTCAGCTCAGGCGTCAGGTCGCCCGCATTGCCGATACAGGTGGTGCAGCCGTAGGCGGTCACGCCGAAGCCCAGTTTTTCCAGGTACGGCAGCAGGCCGGCGGCCGTCAGGTACTCGGTGACGACGCGCGAGCCAGGGGCCAGCGAAGTCTTGATGTGCGGTGCGACTTTCAGGCCGGCTTCGACGGCTTTCTTGGCCAGCAGGCCGGCAGCCAGCATCACGCTCGGGTTCGAGGTGTTGGTGCACGAAGTGATCGCGGCGATCAGCACGTCGCCGTTCGACACTTTGACGTTATTGGTCGTTTCGTACACGGCGTTCAGGTCGGCCGGATTCTTGTTGAAACCATTTTCGCTCGTTGGCTTGGCGAACAGTTCGGCGAAGTTCGCCTTGACGTTGCCGATTTCGATACGGTCTTGCGGGCGTTTCGGGCCGGCCAGCGACGGTGCGACCGTGGCCAGGTTCAGTTCCACCACGCGGGTGTAGTCGATGTCGCCCGCTTTTGGAATGCCGTACAGGTTTTGCGCCTTGAAGTAGCTTTCGAACGCGGCGATTTCAGCCTTGCTGCGGCCGGTGCCCTTGAAATAATCGATGGTCGCGTCGTCGACCGGGAAGAAGCCCATGGTCGCGCCGTATTCCGGTGCCATGTTGGCGATCGTCGCGCGGTCCGTCAGGGTCAGCGATTCGGTGCCTTCGCCGAAGAATTCGACGAACTTGCCGACGACTTTCTCTTTGCGCAGCAATTCGGTGATGGTCAGCACCAGATCGGTGGCGGTGCAGCCTTCGCGCAGCGCGCCGGTCAGGTTCACGCCGATCACGTCAGGCGTCAGGAAGTAGACTGGCTGGCCCAGCATGCCGGCTTCCGCCTCGATGCCGCCCACGCCCCAGCCGACCACGCCGATGCCGTTGATCATGGTGGTGTGCGAGTCGGTGCCGACCAGGGTGTCAGGGTAGTACACGTCGCCGGCTTTCTTGCCTGCGTGGTGCACGCCGCGTGCCAGATATTCCAGGTTGACCTGGTGGACGATGCCG of Janthinobacterium sp. PAMC25594 contains these proteins:
- the acnA gene encoding aconitate hydratase AcnA, which produces MSRNTLNTLKDFNISDSKKGKLYSLPALEKSLGINVSRLPVSIRIVLESVLRNCDGKKVTEEHVKQLASWGPTAERTDEIPFVVARVVLQDFTGVPLLADLAAMRNVAAKMGIDAKKIEPLVPVDLVVDHSVTIDHYREKKALDLNMKLEFSRNNERYQFMKWGMQAFDTFGVVPPGFGIVHQVNLEYLARGVHHAGKKAGDVYYPDTLVGTDSHTTMINGIGVVGWGVGGIEAEAGMLGQPVYFLTPDVIGVNLTGALREGCTATDLVLTITELLRKEKVVGKFVEFFGEGTESLTLTDRATIANMAPEYGATMGFFPVDDATIDYFKGTGRSKAEIAAFESYFKAQNLYGIPKAGDIDYTRVVELNLATVAPSLAGPKRPQDRIEIGNVKANFAELFAKPTSENGFNKNPADLNAVYETTNNVKVSNGDVLIAAITSCTNTSNPSVMLAAGLLAKKAVEAGLKVAPHIKTSLAPGSRVVTEYLTAAGLLPYLEKLGFGVTAYGCTTCIGNAGDLTPELNAAIATHDIVASAVLSGNRNFEARIHPNIRSNFLASPPLVVAYAIAGNMTRDLMTEPVGKGKGGKDVYLGDIWPTSAEVSAMMKFAMNAKVFKDNYADVKGAPGKLWEKVTTVSGQVYNWPKSTYIAEPPFFDNFSMTPAAVATGIEGARALGVFGDSITTDHISPAGSIQENGPAGKWLKENGVLKADFNSYGSRRGNHEIMMRGTFANVRIKNRMIPAKADGSAVEGGITIHQPSGEEMSIYDAAMKYVAEGTPTMVFGGEEYGTGSSRDWAAKGTQLLGVKAVITRSFERIHRSNLVGMGVLPLQFIGDDSVQTLGITGNETFDLKGLEGEIKPQQLATLVIHRADGTSVDVKVLLRIDTPIEVDYYKHGGILPFVLRQLLAE